From the Desulfovibrio sp. TomC genome, one window contains:
- a CDS encoding PTS sugar transporter subunit IIA produces MRLEDYLQPDFVIGELASESKSEVLAELVAPIKAHWPEFDAKRAHQVLLDRENLGTTGIGDGVAIPHGKMESLERIVIVVGRSLAGVSFDALDFKPCRIFFLVLAPEHVAGLHLRILAHISRLLSDETFRRAFLDAENDAALWQVLTAA; encoded by the coding sequence ATGCGGTTAGAGGACTATCTCCAGCCCGATTTCGTGATCGGGGAGCTTGCGTCGGAGTCCAAGTCCGAGGTGCTGGCGGAATTGGTGGCCCCGATCAAGGCGCACTGGCCCGAGTTTGACGCCAAACGCGCCCATCAGGTGCTGCTTGACCGCGAAAATCTGGGCACCACGGGCATCGGCGACGGGGTGGCCATCCCCCACGGCAAGATGGAGAGCCTCGAACGCATCGTCATCGTCGTTGGAAGAAGCCTTGCCGGCGTCAGCTTCGATGCGCTGGACTTCAAGCCCTGCCGCATCTTTTTCCTGGTGCTGGCGCCTGAACATGTTGCGGGTCTGCATTTGCGCATCCTGGCCCACATCTCCCGGCTGCTTTCCGACGAGACCTTCCGGCGCGCCTTTCTGGACGCCGAAAACGACGCCGCCTTGTGGCAGGTGCTCACCGCCGCCTAG
- the hpf gene encoding ribosome hibernation-promoting factor, HPF/YfiA family: MNITFNFKNFEPSDHLRDYARKRFEKLAKYTTAVDSSELQVNLAVEKTRQMADVIFQADNMHISAHEVSEDMYSTIDLILDKIEAQAKKFREKQKDRRRQTIEQVRMDVISISEDSEGGRIPTIIETDKYEPKPMAVEEAAMQLEALKYEFLVFINSESERPNVIYRLRNGDFGLIDPGTGV; the protein is encoded by the coding sequence ATGAACATCACCTTTAATTTCAAAAATTTTGAACCATCCGATCACTTGCGGGACTATGCCCGCAAGCGTTTTGAAAAACTTGCCAAATACACCACGGCCGTGGACTCTTCGGAGTTGCAGGTCAATCTGGCTGTGGAAAAGACCCGCCAGATGGCCGACGTGATCTTCCAGGCCGACAACATGCACATCTCGGCCCACGAAGTGTCCGAGGACATGTACTCCACCATTGACCTGATTCTCGACAAAATTGAGGCCCAGGCCAAGAAATTCCGGGAAAAGCAGAAGGACCGCCGTCGCCAGACCATCGAGCAGGTCCGCATGGACGTCATCAGCATCAGTGAGGACAGCGAGGGCGGCCGCATCCCCACCATCATCGAGACGGACAAGTACGAGCCCAAGCCCATGGCCGTTGAAGAGGCCGCCATGCAGCTTGAGGCGCTCAAGTACGAGTTCCTGGTGTTTATCAATTCCGAAAGCGAACGGCCCAATGTCATCTACCGACTGCGCAACGGCGACTTCGGCCTCATCGATCCTGGAACGGGCGTCTAA
- the rapZ gene encoding RNase adapter RapZ: MENAARDLIIVILTGLSGSGKSTALRVFEDLGFFCVDGLPVSLVPKLMNLFDEKGGQRYKGLALGMDVRQADLDTDWGATLAQIKVKDVAPQIIFFEADTGEIIRRYATTRRPHPLESAERGLEQAVFEERERMRPLRDAADMVLDTTHFTIHDLRRKLQEKWASIRPTAGTLKVHVMSFGFKYGPPSEADMVFDLRFLPNPYFDKALREHTGKEAAVRDYVLAEDPGREFLRRLTEFLHYLLPLYGKEGRYRLTLAFGCTGGRHRSVAVAESVFDTLSKAGYNISLEHRHIERG, encoded by the coding sequence ATGGAAAATGCAGCCAGGGACCTCATCATCGTCATTTTGACTGGCTTGTCCGGTTCCGGCAAGTCAACGGCCCTGCGGGTCTTTGAGGACCTGGGTTTTTTTTGCGTGGACGGCCTGCCCGTCAGCCTCGTGCCCAAGCTCATGAACCTGTTCGACGAGAAGGGCGGCCAGCGCTACAAGGGGCTGGCCCTTGGCATGGACGTGCGCCAGGCAGATCTCGATACGGACTGGGGCGCGACCCTGGCCCAGATCAAGGTCAAGGACGTCGCCCCCCAAATTATCTTTTTTGAAGCTGATACCGGCGAAATCATCCGCCGCTACGCCACCACCCGGCGGCCCCATCCCCTGGAAAGCGCCGAACGGGGACTTGAACAGGCGGTATTTGAGGAACGCGAGCGGATGCGCCCGCTTCGTGACGCCGCCGACATGGTGCTCGACACCACCCATTTCACCATCCACGATCTGCGTCGCAAATTGCAGGAAAAATGGGCCTCTATCCGGCCCACCGCCGGCACGCTCAAGGTCCATGTCATGAGCTTCGGCTTCAAATATGGCCCCCCCTCCGAAGCGGATATGGTCTTTGATCTGCGCTTTTTGCCCAACCCGTATTTCGACAAGGCATTGCGGGAGCATACCGGCAAGGAGGCTGCCGTTCGCGATTATGTGCTGGCCGAAGACCCGGGCCGGGAGTTTTTGCGCCGCCTCACCGAATTCCTGCACTACCTGCTGCCGCTTTACGGCAAGGAGGGGCGCTACCGTCTGACCCTGGCCTTTGGCTGCACCGGCGGCCGGCATCGTTCTGTGGCCGTGGCCGAGTCCGTCTTTGACACGTTGTCCAAGGCTGGCTACAATATTTCTTTGGAACATCGACACATCGAGCGCGGGTAG